A region of Cherax quadricarinatus isolate ZL_2023a chromosome 12, ASM3850222v1, whole genome shotgun sequence DNA encodes the following proteins:
- the LOC128686522 gene encoding uro-adherence factor A codes for MRWFMVALVGAVYVVAVGARPSKKLPTTQDAVQVSDSPASGGSSVSSYLTLEKRNAPETLLPTTTLVSAHLVTPEHTTEPQADPEPQLTPEPQPESESSSSEPSLTVLLEVSPTEDVVMDKPPVENSVEDAEEETIPHEPSPRDGSSPAPNDFPTHDDSSEEHESQRKNENYSRVEEREAEHHADPEVERHEEHRDEYHSEPEVEHHEEPEVEDVESEHHAEANLEDHAEPEAEHHAEPEAEHHEGPEAEHHAEPEAEHHADPEAEHHAEPEAEHHADPEAEHHAEPEAEHHAEPEAEHHAEPEAEHHAEPEAEHHTEPEAEHHAEPEAEHHAEPEAEHHAEPEADHAEPEAEHHAETEIEHHAEPEAEHHAEPEAEHHAEPEAEHHAETEIEHHAEPEAEHHAETEAEHHAEPEAEHHAETEAEHHAEPEVEHHAETEAQHHAEPEVEHHAETEIEHHAETEIEHNVEPEVEHHAETEAQHHAEPEVEHHAETEIEHNVEPEVEHHAEPEVEHHAETEIEHNVEPEVEHHAETEIEHHAEPEAEHHAELENENHTEPEIEHHAEPEAEHKVEPAEELYSKPEVEHVEPEAEHHAEPETEHHAKSEAEHHSETEAEHHAESEVEHHAESEAEHHSETEAEHHAEPEAEYHAESEVEHHAELVNENHAEPEAEYYSKSEAEHHTEPEVEHEELKVENHEEPENENHAEPEVEHHTGPEVEHHTEPEVEHHTEPEVEHHTEPEVEHHTEPEVEHHTEPEVEHHSEPEVEHHTEPEVEHHTEPEVEHHTEPEVEHHTEPEVEHHTEPEVEHHTEPEVEHHTEPEVEHHTEPEVEHHTEPEVEHHTEPEVEHHSEPEVEHAELKVENHEEPEVEHHAKLEAEHNSEPEAEHHTEPEASSGVDNTEQEVKTHESLEEKPDVEPEVEHSEPEVEHSESEVEHSEPEVEHSESEREHSESEREHSESEGEHSESEDEHSEPVADHSELETEHNESEGEHHESEGEHSESEGEHSESEGEHSESEGEHHESEGEHHESEGEHSESEGEHSESEGEHHESEGEHHESKGEHSESEGEHSESEGEHSESETEHHESKVKLSEPSTEHSESKVKHSDPEVKHSDPSGEDSKPEVHHTDSEDHVEVTSEADHTKLEARTHESVEVSPDTDLEPQPAANPHSEPEVNSHSEAEANPHSEAEANPHSEPEVNSHSEPEVSPHSESNREDETERKGAAEHQRLTEDNNENTNEKPEKHTSGSDSSVDRDRMATSSSEVVEVRVKPERHSREGRSEDADKESNAIQTVLELEEACKETLDDTMTKEEQTVSNAQLENLPKIMLKSLFRNSLNESEEEDGDSSLTEDNHKEVKHDLSAVNIRNDSKDAAQHAHEVGAKPCFCKDPPESKLALAMLDSVNEETHNKNSEDDDYFHDRNSDQNTHTNNVSDESETELNSEHDQPSNHIIGKLLSLDSNIQTVNSNEKSSEKITNKNSTEEENKEVNSLDVADNVSSLMVSDDTKVIMKGRKEIEKEEIDSTNSSEQSNENVDILVGNTSLEAKEHNSQEIKREENDAEKTVSMKGNINSLMEEADHEGDSDEDSAMELAENNEYSENSTLTGANVKHTHENLHANVLSEMNSREEKDTGTESKEVLARETKVNPEDETHDSSESLEDNLQTEVVIEDEYGEENNTHKAGNVTQPEGKAESNDHGSNTVESVNPWLKRRDPEAQSDAPKKQGVADELISFSDCSAEHQESTEQEDKLNVKPKPKKGLQAGKKHAPDVTHIPDTKHYEGYSTVAFQNTEAFTKPKTEFKNEVEDHSEDAAGIEKMAEVIIIEGFNADAPKKMEITVRESTQPEFSENVTTSETEMEAKLDSEVELESEETMESEFNGEGNQKLKPVKDSKPKNELHSSSESETESDHDAESESEPEAEEDTNPEANPKSESQAEPENEHEVELNSETEAERESKTEADHETEPETDHETELQSNTKPNSETNHEFSTEAELKSGDSKRNEEYSKMKAMPQTPTHEIEDQDQAEAHNDSTELDSGESVTESHEDQDSQEILTLRDLVLATMSGITVDQNSESFVTEESPMVTANWDTAIGSISTTVVEFNTLEPEDEGSGAGSPEDEDSGAGSVVVEEDSGSEVENISVEDEDSSGGGSAHDVEDPEIKEVS; via the exons GCATTGGTGGGAGCGGTGTATGTGGTGGCAGTCGGAGCGCGACCGTCAAAGAAGCTTCCAACGACACAAGATGCAGTGCAAGTATCAGATAGCCCAGCCAGTGGTGGGTCGTCTGTGTCGTCGTACCTCACACTGGAAAAGAGAAATGCCCCGGAAACGTTATTACCCACTACTACCCTCGTCTCTGCACACTTGGTGACACCCGAACACACCACAGAGCCCCAGGCAGATCCAGAACCTCAGCTAACACCAGAACCCCAGCCCGAATCTGAATCCTCTTCGTCAGAACCCTCCCTGACTGTCCTACTCGAAGTATCTCCGACTGAA GATGTAGTGATGGACAAGCCTCCCGTTGAAAATTCGGTCGAAGATGCTGAGGAAGAAACCATTCCTCACGAACCGTCTCCGAGAGACGGAAGCTCTCCAGCACCGAACGACTTCCCGACTCACGATGACTCTTCCGAGGAACACGAGTCTCAGAGAAAGAACGAGAACTACTCGCGTGTCGAAGAGCGTGAAGCTGAACATCATGCAGACCCTGAAGTTGAACGTCACGAAGAACACAGAGATGAATATCATTCAGAACCTGAAGTCGAACATCACGAGGAGCCTGAAGTTGAAGACGTAGAATCTGAACATCATGCGGAAGCAAACCTTGAAGACCATGCAGAGCCTGAAGCTGAACACCATGCAGAACCTGAAGCTGAACACCATGAAGGGCCTGAAGCTGAACACCATGCAGAGCCTGAAGCTGAACACCATGCAGACCCTGAAGCTGAACACCATGCAGAGCCTGAAGCTGAACACCATGCAGACCCTGAAGCTGAACACCATGCAGAGCCTGAAGCTGAACACCATGCAGAGCCTGAAGCTGAACACCATGCAGAGCCTGAAGCTGAACACCATGCAGAGCCTGAAGCTGAACACCATACAGAACCTGAAGCTGAACACCATGCAGAGCCTGAAGCTGAACACCATGCAGAGCCTGAAGCTGAACACCATGCAGAGCCTGAAGCTGATCATGCAGAGCCTGAAGCTGAACACCATGCAGAAACTgaaattgaacatcatgcagaaCCTGAAGCTGAACATCATGCAGAACCTGAAGCTGAACATCATGCAGAACCTGAAGCTGAACATCATGCAGAAACTgaaattgaacatcatgcagaaCCTGAAGCTGAACATCATGCAGAAACTGAAGCTGAACATCATGCAGAACCTGAAGCTGAACATCATGCAGAAACTGAAGCTGAACATCATGCAGAACCTGAAGTTGAACATCATGCAGAAACTGAAGCTCAACATCATGCAGAACCTGAAGTTGAACATCATGCAGAAACTgaaattgaacatcatgcagaaACTGAAATTGAACACAATGTAGAACCTGAAGTTGAACATCATGCAGAAACTGAAGCTCAACATCATGCAGAACCTGAAGTTGAACATCATGCAGAAACTGAAATTGAACACAATGTAGAACCTGAAGTTGAACATCATGCAGAACCTGAAGTTGAACATCACGCAGAAACTGAAATTGAACACAATGTAGAACCTGAAGTTGAACATCATGCAGAAACTGAAATTGAACACCATGCAGAACCTGAAGCTGAACACCATGCAGAACTTGAAAATGAAAATCATACAGAACCTgaaattgaacatcatgcagaaCCTGAAGCTGAACATAAAGTAGAGCCTGCCGAAGAACTTTATTCAAAGCCTGAAGTTGAACATGTAGAACCTGAAGCTGAACATCATGCAGAACCTGAAACTGAGCATCATGCAAAATCTGAAGCTGAACATCATTCAGAGACTGAAGCTGAACATCATGCAGAATCTGAAGTTGAACATCATGCAGAATCTGAAGCTGAACATCATTCAGAGACTGAAGCTGAACATCATGCAGAGCCTGAAGCTGAATATCATGCAGAATCTGAAGTTGAACATCATGCAGAACTTGTAAATGAAAATCATGCAGAACCTGAAGCTGAATATTATTCAAAATCTGAAGCTGAACATCACACAGAACCTGAAGTTGAACATGAAGAACTTAAAGTGGAAAATCATGAAGAACCTGAAAATGAAAATCATGCAGAACCTGAAGTTGAACATCATACAGGACCTGAAGTCGAACATCATACAGAACCTGAAGTCGAACATCATACAGAACCTGAAGTCGAACATCATACAGAACCTGAAGTTGAACATCATACAGAACCTGAAGTCGAACATCATACAGAACCTGAAGTTGAACATCATTCAGAGCCTGAAGTTGAACATCATACAGAACCTGAAGTCGAACATCATACAGAACCTGAAGTCGAACATCATACAGAACCTGAAGTCGAACATCATACAGAACCTGAAGTCGAACATCATACAGAACCTGAAGTCGAACATCATACAGAACCTGAAGTCGAACATCATACAGAACCTGAAGTCGAACATCATACAGAACCTGAAGTCGAACATCATACAGAACCTGAAGTCGAACATCATACAGAACCTGAAGTTGAACATCATTCAGAACCTGAAGTTGAACATGCAGAGCTTAAAGTGGAAAATCATGAAGAACCTGAAGTTGAACATCACGCAAAACTTGAGGCTGAACATAATTCAGAACCTGAAGCTGAACATCATACAGAACCTGAAGCATCTTCAGGGGTTGATAATACTGAACAAGAAGTCAAGACACACGAATCACTTGAAGAGAAGCCTGATGTAGAACCTGAAGTTGAACATTCAGAACCTGAAGTTGAACATTCAGAATCTGAAGTTGAACATTCAGAACCTGAAGTTGAACATTCAGAATCTGAACGTGAACATTCAGAATCTGAACGTGAACATTCAGAATCTGAAGGTGAACATTCAGAATCTGAAGATGAACATTCAGAACCTGTAGCTGATCATTCAGAACTTGAAACTGAACATAATGAATCTGAAGGTGAACATCATGAATCTGAAGGTGAACATTCAGAATCTGAAGGTGAACATTCAGAATCTGAAGGTGAACATTCAGAATCTGAAGGTGAACATCATGAATCTGAAGGTGAACATCATGAATCTGAAGGTGAACATTCAGAATCTGAAGGTGAACATTCAGAATCTGAAGGTGAACATCATGAATCTGAAGGTGAACATCATGAATCTAAAGGTGAACATTCAGAATCTGAAGGTGAGCATTCAGAATCTGAAGGTGAACATTCAGAATCTGAAACTGAACATCATGAATCTAAAGTTAAACTTTCTGAGCCTAGTACTGAACATTCTGAATCTAAAGTTAAGCATTCAGACCCTGAAGTTAAACATTCAGATCCCAGCGGAGAAGATTCAAAACCTGAAGTTCATCATACAGATTCTGAAGACCATGTTGAAGTAACTTCTGAAGCCGATCATACGAAACTTGAAGCTAGGACACATGAATCAGTTGAAGTCTCACCTGATACAGACCTTGAACCACAACCTGCGGCCAACCCTCATTCAGAACCTGAAGTCAACTCTCATTCAGAAGCTGAAGCCAACCCTCATTCAGAAGCTGAAGCCAACCCTCATTCAGAACCTGAAGTCAACTCTCATTCAGAACCTGAAGTCAGCCCTCATTCAGAATCCAACCGGGAAGATGAAACTGAGAGGAAAGGAGCTGCTGAACATCAAAGACTAACTGAAGACAATAATGAGAACACAAATGAGAAACCAGAGAAACACACAAGTGGCAGTGACTCTTCAGTAGATCGAGATCGAATGGCCACTAGCAGCAGCGAGGTGGTCGAGGTGCGGGTTAAACCAGAGCGCCATAGCAGGGAAGGACGCTCAGAAGACGCTGACAAGGAGAGTAATGCTATACAGACAGTCTTAGAGCTAGAAGAGGCGTGTAAGGAAACTCTCGATGATACAATGACTAAGGAAGAACAGACAGTCTCAAATGCCCAGCTAGAAAATCTCCCCAAGATTATGTTAAAGTCACTTTTCAGAAATAGCCTTAATGAATCTGAGGAAGAAGACGGCGATTCTTCACTGACAGAGGATAACCATAAGGAGGTGAAGCACGATCTCTCAGCAGTGAACATCCGCAATGATTCCAAAGACGCTGCTCAGCATGCACATGAAGTTGGGGCAAAACCTTGCTTCTGCAAGGATCCTCCTGAATCGAAATTAGCTCTTGCGATGCTTGATTCAGTTAATGAAGAGACGCATAATAAGAATTCTGAGGATGATGATTATTTCCACGATAGAAATTCTGaccaaaatacacacacaaacaatgtcAGTGACGAGAGCGAGACTGAATTAAACAGTGAACATGATCAACCAAGCAACCACATCATAGGCAAATTGTTATCCTTGGACTCCAACATACAGACTGTAAACAGCAATGAAAAATCCAGTGAAAAAATTACAAACAAAAATTCCACTGAAGAAGAAAATAAAGAGGTCAATTCACTGGATGTGGCTGATAATGTGTCATCCTTGATGGTCAGCGATGATACGAAGGTAATTATGAAAGGAAGAAAAGAAATTGAAAAAGAAGAAATAGATAGCACAAACTCATCAGAACAGAGCAACGAGAATGTTGACATTCTTGTAGGTAACACATCTCTTGAAGCAAAAGAACACAATAGCCAGGAGATAAAGCGAGAGGAGAACGATGCTGAAAAGACAGTGTCTATGAAGGGTAACATTAACAGCCTGATGGAAGAGGCAGACCACGAAGGTGACTCTGACGAAGATTCTGCCATGGAGCTTGCTGAGAATAATGAATATTCAGAGAACTCAACTCTTACAGGAGCAAATGTCAAACACACTCATGAAAATCTGCACGCGAACGTTCTTAGCGAAATGAACTCACGAGAGGAAAAAGATACAGGTACTGAGTCTAAGGAAGTCCTTGCTAGAGAAACAAAAGTTAATCCTGAGGATGAAACCCATGATTCCAGTGAGAGTTTGGAAGACAACTTGCAAACTGAAGTCGTGATCGAAGATGAATATGGCGAAGAAAACAATACTCATAAAGCTGGTAATGTCACACAACCTGAGGGTAAAGCCGAGTCCAATGATCACGGATCAAACACTGTAGAGAGTGTTAATCCATGGCTCAAGAGACGTGACCCTGAAGCTCAGTCAGATGCTCCCAAGAAACAAGGTGTAGCCGATGAGTTAATAAGTTTCAGTGACTGTTCTGCCGAGCATCAAGAAAGCACTGAACAAGAAGACAAGTTGAATGTTAAACCCAAGCCTAAGAAGGGGCTGCAAGCTGGAAAGAAACATGCACCGGATGTGACACATATTCCTGATACTAAACATTACGAAGGATACAGCACTGTAGCATTTCAGAACACAGAAGCTTTCACAAAACCTAAGACAGAGTTCAAAAATGAAGTGGAGGATCACTCTGAAGATGCTGCAGGTATTGAAAAGATGGCAGAAGTCATCATCATAGAAGGTTTTAATGCCGATGCACCAAAGAAAATGGAAATTACAGTAAGAGAATCAACACAACCAGAGTTTTCTGAAAATGTTACCACAAGTGAAACCGAGATGGAAGCAAAGCTTGATTCAGAGGTGGAGTTAGAAAGTGAGGAAACAATGGAATCAGAATTTAATGGTGAAGGAAACCAGAAATTAAAACCAGTAAAAGATTCAAAACCTAAAAACGAATTACACTCATCCTCTGAATCAGAAACAGAGTCTGATCACGACGCAGAATCAGAGTCTGAACCTGAAGCAGAAGAGGATACCAATCCCGAAGCAAATCCAAAATCTGAATCTCAAGCAGAACCAGAGAACGAACATGAGGTTGAACTTAACTCTGAAACTGAAGCTGAACGTGAGTCAAAGACTGAAGCGGACCACGAAACTGAGCCCGAAACAGATCATGAGACTGAGCTTCAAAGCAACACCAAACCAAACAGTGAAACAAATCATGAGTTTTCCACAGAAGCGGAACTGAAGTCTGGAGATTCAAAGCGTAACGAAGAGTACAGCAAGATGAAAGCCATGCCCCAAACACCAACCCACGAAATCGAAGATCAAGACCAAGCCGAGGCGCACAATGATAGTACAGAGCTAGACTCTGGAGAGAGTGTAACAGAAAGTCACGAAGATCAAGACTCACAGGAGATACTAACCTTGCGGGATCTCGTTTTAGCAACAATGTCAGGCATCACCGTTGACCAGAACAGCGAGAGCTTTGTTACCGAGGAATCTCCGATGGTCACAGCAAACTGGGACACGGCGATAGGGTCTATATCAACCACAGTCGTCGAATTCAATACTCTGGAGCCAGAAGATGAAGGCAGTGGCGCTGGTAGTCCTGAAGACGAGgacagtggtgctggtagtgttgtggtcgaGGAAGACAGTGGCTCGGAAGTAGAAAACATCAGTGTCGAGGAtgaggacagtagtggtggtggtagtgctcacGACGTTGAGGACCCAGAAATAAAAGAAGTTTCATAG